A portion of the Streptomyces sp. NBC_01335 genome contains these proteins:
- a CDS encoding ABC transporter ATP-binding protein yields the protein MTTTAPEAGTDVPLEKRPAPVLDIRDLEVRYGRGRRGRSALNGVSLSVEPGETVGVIGETGSGKSTLARAVLGLVRASAGSILVGGEDVTAFNARRWRSLRRRGVVQYVFQDPLRSLDPDLTIGDSLTEPLLVQGVARAEAVDKARAFLDRVHLSGELLQRLPGELSGGQRQRVAVARALITEPALVILDEPVSALDSANRVQVLEILKELRAGGTSLVFISHDLGSVAGTADRIAVLYRGALVEVGTAREVIGRPRHAYTRLLVGSAPTLHTRTADRGEREALRAQLSG from the coding sequence ATGACCACCACGGCACCCGAGGCGGGGACGGACGTCCCACTGGAGAAGCGCCCCGCCCCGGTCCTGGACATCAGGGACCTGGAGGTCCGCTACGGGAGGGGCCGGCGGGGCCGGAGCGCCCTGAACGGGGTGTCGTTGAGCGTGGAGCCCGGCGAGACCGTCGGCGTCATCGGCGAGACCGGGTCGGGGAAGTCCACCCTCGCCCGGGCCGTCCTCGGCCTGGTGCGCGCGTCGGCCGGCTCGATCCTCGTCGGCGGTGAGGACGTGACCGCGTTCAACGCCCGCCGGTGGCGCTCGCTGCGCCGGCGGGGCGTCGTCCAGTACGTCTTCCAGGACCCCCTGCGCAGTCTGGACCCGGACCTCACCATCGGGGACTCGCTGACCGAGCCCCTGCTCGTCCAGGGGGTGGCGCGCGCGGAGGCGGTGGACAAGGCGCGTGCGTTCCTCGACCGGGTGCACCTGTCCGGAGAACTGCTCCAGCGGCTGCCCGGAGAACTCTCCGGCGGCCAGCGCCAGCGGGTCGCGGTGGCCCGCGCGCTGATCACCGAACCCGCCCTGGTCATCCTCGACGAACCGGTCAGCGCCCTGGACTCCGCCAACCGCGTACAGGTGCTGGAGATCCTCAAGGAGCTGCGCGCCGGCGGGACCTCCCTCGTCTTCATCTCCCACGACCTCGGCTCCGTCGCCGGGACCGCCGACCGCATCGCCGTGCTTTACCGGGGCGCGCTCGTCGAGGTCGGCACGGCCCGTGAGGTCATCGGCCGGCCCCGGCACGCGTACACCCGGCTGCTCGTCGGCTCCGCGCCCACGCTCCACACGCGCACCGCCGACCGCGGTGAGCGCGAGGCCCTGCGCGCCCAGCTGAGCGGCTGA
- a CDS encoding RrF2 family transcriptional regulator — protein MHISAKADYATRALLELASDPGRPLSCEAIASAQRIPFRFLKSVVGELRRAGLVRSQRGCEGGYWLGRPAGEIALLDVVRAVDGELITLRGESLDGLDYPGPAVGLPGVWRRVESDAAATLGGLSLASLLPSDAREQPSAIGAA, from the coding sequence ATGCATATCTCCGCGAAGGCGGACTACGCCACGCGCGCCCTTCTCGAGCTCGCGAGTGATCCCGGCCGTCCGCTCTCCTGTGAAGCCATCGCCTCGGCACAGCGCATTCCGTTCCGCTTCCTCAAGTCCGTGGTGGGTGAGTTGCGCCGGGCCGGCCTGGTACGCAGCCAGCGTGGCTGCGAAGGCGGTTACTGGCTCGGCAGACCCGCCGGCGAGATCGCCCTGCTGGACGTCGTGCGCGCTGTCGACGGCGAACTGATCACCCTGCGGGGCGAGTCGTTGGACGGACTCGACTATCCCGGCCCCGCCGTGGGCCTGCCCGGCGTGTGGCGGCGGGTCGAATCGGACGCCGCCGCGACGCTCGGCGGGCTGAGCCTCGCCTCTCTGCTGCCCTCCGACGCGCGCGAGCAGCCGTCCGCGATCGGTGCCGCGTGA
- a CDS encoding cupin domain-containing protein, whose protein sequence is MSEPLTTPGEGFHPHLHAQQGSPTAPLRTRLHHIRADDLDGDTAQTGGMRRFSAVSGKTVGSEKLWMGQTHVAPSTASSDHHHGESETAIHVVSGHPEFVFLDDSGEEPEEVRLRTSPGDYIFVPPFVPHREENPDPTEEAVVVIARSTQEAIVVNLPRLYALGPDQDA, encoded by the coding sequence ATGAGCGAGCCGCTGACGACCCCCGGTGAGGGGTTCCACCCTCATCTCCACGCGCAGCAGGGCAGCCCGACGGCCCCCTTGCGCACCCGCCTCCACCACATCCGGGCGGACGACCTCGACGGGGACACCGCGCAGACCGGCGGCATGCGCAGGTTCAGTGCCGTCAGCGGCAAGACCGTCGGCTCCGAGAAGCTGTGGATGGGCCAGACCCACGTGGCCCCCTCGACCGCCTCCTCCGACCACCACCACGGAGAGTCCGAGACCGCCATCCATGTGGTCAGCGGGCACCCGGAGTTCGTCTTCCTGGACGACTCCGGCGAGGAACCGGAGGAGGTGCGGCTGCGCACCTCGCCGGGCGACTACATCTTCGTCCCGCCGTTCGTCCCGCACCGCGAGGAGAACCCGGACCCCACCGAGGAGGCCGTGGTCGTCATCGCGCGGAGCACCCAGGAGGCGATCGTGGTCAATCTGCCGCGCCTGTACGCCCTGGGGCCGGACCAGGACGCCTGA
- a CDS encoding ABC transporter permease, whose translation MTTTTAEVTPERRRRIAGARARHAAGRMASALGRSVAIFVPVFLVATFVTFALRAMSGLSPARIQLGEDATPEAIHRIEAEWGLDQPFLTQYWNWFTDVLHGELGSSWVNGADISTLIGLGLGVSLSVATFALIIGVVVGFLLGTVAALRRTTLLDRAITGFVTVISVMPAFVVGIVLVSVLAVQLQLFPSAGYIPAEQGFGPWIAHITLPALALSFDVVADVARQLRSSLVAAYGENYVTGAVVRGLSPRRIFFSHVLRNGIGPALATVGQKFPALVGASVITEWIFGLQGFGRFANDSAQAGDVPAVQGVLVVSIVLVVSFNLIINLVLARVMPASRRGV comes from the coding sequence ATGACGACGACCACCGCGGAGGTGACTCCCGAGCGCCGCCGCAGGATCGCCGGGGCGAGGGCGCGGCACGCCGCAGGACGCATGGCCTCCGCCCTGGGCCGGTCGGTCGCGATCTTCGTACCGGTGTTCCTGGTCGCGACCTTCGTGACGTTCGCGCTGCGGGCCATGAGCGGACTCAGCCCCGCACGCATCCAGCTGGGCGAGGACGCCACCCCTGAGGCGATCCATCGCATCGAGGCCGAATGGGGGCTCGACCAGCCCTTCCTGACCCAGTACTGGAACTGGTTCACCGATGTACTGCACGGAGAGCTGGGCTCCAGCTGGGTCAACGGGGCCGACATCTCGACCCTGATCGGCCTCGGCCTGGGCGTCAGCCTCTCGGTCGCGACCTTCGCGCTGATCATCGGCGTGGTCGTCGGATTCCTCCTCGGTACGGTGGCGGCGCTCCGGCGCACCACCCTCCTGGACCGCGCGATCACGGGGTTCGTCACGGTGATCTCGGTGATGCCGGCCTTCGTCGTCGGCATCGTGCTGGTCTCGGTCCTCGCCGTCCAGCTCCAGTTGTTCCCCTCGGCCGGATACATCCCGGCCGAGCAGGGATTCGGCCCCTGGATCGCCCACATCACGCTCCCCGCACTGGCCCTGAGCTTCGACGTCGTCGCCGACGTGGCGCGTCAGCTGCGTTCCAGCCTCGTCGCCGCGTACGGCGAGAACTACGTGACGGGCGCGGTCGTGAGGGGCCTGAGCCCTCGGCGGATCTTCTTCAGCCATGTCCTGCGCAACGGCATCGGGCCCGCTCTCGCCACGGTCGGGCAGAAGTTCCCGGCGCTGGTCGGCGCCTCCGTGATCACCGAGTGGATCTTCGGCCTCCAGGGCTTCGGCCGGTTCGCCAACGACTCCGCACAGGCCGGCGACGTACCCGCGGTGCAGGGCGTCCTCGTGGTGTCGATCGTGCTGGTCGTCTCCTTCAACCTGATCATCAATCTGGTGCTGGCCCGTGTGATGCCGGCATCCCGACGGGGGGTCTGA
- a CDS encoding DsbA family oxidoreductase, whose translation MCPWAWGSEPVFRRLRTALAGRVRWRRAYAVLFDDEVDDPAPDPSAETAWYARYVEEISAHTGAPRAAVLGRVAASSWPSSLVAVAAELQGTGVAEGVLRRLRETVFVLGDPADTLERAVAAARGVPGVDTHRLRSDAASAASRERVERDRAEARRPVAEVRSVHCDSPHPGSAKETSDGGIRYALPTLLVRTPSDRRTVPGWRPYAAYATAFEELSPGLLEASAPLSPTEALERHRSLTEPERRFLAPGVWPPPGAVRVDGPNGPLWLHPDEASADRRFPFQLPAGP comes from the coding sequence ATGTGCCCCTGGGCCTGGGGTTCGGAGCCGGTCTTCCGGCGGCTGCGGACGGCGCTGGCGGGCAGGGTCCGCTGGCGGCGGGCGTACGCCGTGCTCTTCGACGACGAGGTGGACGACCCGGCGCCGGATCCGTCGGCCGAGACGGCCTGGTACGCGCGTTACGTCGAGGAGATCAGCGCGCACACCGGTGCGCCTCGGGCCGCCGTGCTCGGACGGGTGGCGGCGAGCTCCTGGCCTTCCTCGCTGGTCGCCGTGGCCGCCGAACTCCAGGGCACGGGCGTGGCAGAGGGCGTTCTGCGGCGGTTGCGGGAGACCGTCTTCGTGCTGGGCGACCCGGCGGACACCCTCGAACGGGCGGTGGCCGCCGCCCGGGGCGTCCCGGGAGTGGACACGCACCGGCTGCGGTCCGACGCGGCGTCCGCCGCGTCACGCGAACGGGTGGAGCGCGATCGCGCGGAGGCGCGGCGCCCGGTCGCCGAAGTGCGGTCCGTGCACTGCGACTCGCCGCATCCCGGTTCGGCCAAGGAGACCTCTGACGGCGGCATCCGTTACGCGCTGCCGACGCTGCTGGTGCGTACCCCGTCGGACCGTCGCACCGTCCCCGGCTGGCGGCCGTACGCGGCGTACGCGACGGCCTTCGAGGAGCTGAGCCCCGGCCTGCTGGAGGCGTCCGCCCCGCTCTCGCCCACCGAGGCGCTGGAGCGCCACCGGAGCCTGACCGAGCCGGAGCGCCGGTTCCTGGCGCCGGGGGTCTGGCCGCCGCCCGGCGCGGTGCGGGTGGACGGGCCGAACGGCCCTCTGTGGCTGCATCCTGATGAAGCGTCAGCCGATCGGCGCTTCCCTTTCCAGCTTCCCGCAGGGCCCTGA
- a CDS encoding ABC transporter ATP-binding protein: MSTLSQHALPQHTLPGDAHPANASPATTRESVAGVPPAPPAQAAPVLAVRDVRIGDRATDREIVHGVSFELTPGKSVGIVGESGSGKTLTCRAVLGILPPHFEVSGGSVEIDGTDIATLTPRQWTALRGTTIGAVFQDPASYLNPSIRVGAQIAEVIRVKTGVKRREARRRALALLGAVRLRDPELVYGQYTYELSGGMLQRVLIAAAIAVEPRALVADEATTALDVTVQAEILDLLAELRERTGLALVVVSHDLAVVAQLCDEVLVMRQGTVVEQGSTHAVLRTPRHEYTRLLIAEHESYGLDTFLTAQEAS; the protein is encoded by the coding sequence ATGAGCACCCTGTCCCAGCACGCCCTTCCCCAGCACACCCTTCCTGGCGACGCGCACCCCGCCAACGCCTCTCCCGCCACCACCCGGGAGTCCGTAGCCGGCGTCCCGCCCGCTCCCCCGGCACAGGCGGCGCCCGTGCTCGCCGTCCGCGACGTACGCATCGGGGACCGCGCCACGGACCGGGAGATCGTGCACGGGGTGAGCTTCGAGCTCACCCCGGGCAAGTCGGTCGGCATCGTCGGCGAGTCCGGCAGCGGCAAGACCCTCACCTGCCGTGCGGTGCTCGGCATCCTTCCCCCGCACTTCGAGGTCTCGGGCGGATCGGTCGAGATCGACGGCACCGACATCGCGACCCTGACGCCCCGGCAGTGGACGGCCCTGCGCGGCACCACGATCGGCGCCGTCTTCCAGGACCCGGCCTCCTACCTCAATCCGTCGATCCGGGTGGGCGCCCAGATAGCCGAGGTCATCCGGGTGAAGACGGGGGTGAAGCGCCGTGAGGCGCGACGGCGTGCCCTCGCGCTCCTCGGCGCGGTGCGACTGCGGGACCCGGAGCTGGTCTACGGCCAGTACACCTACGAGCTGTCGGGCGGCATGCTCCAGCGCGTCCTGATCGCCGCGGCGATCGCCGTCGAGCCGCGGGCCCTCGTCGCGGACGAGGCCACGACGGCGCTGGACGTCACGGTCCAGGCCGAGATCCTCGACCTCCTCGCCGAACTCCGCGAGCGCACTGGGCTGGCGCTCGTGGTGGTCTCCCACGACCTGGCCGTCGTCGCCCAGTTGTGCGACGAGGTCCTCGTGATGCGGCAGGGCACCGTGGTGGAGCAGGGCTCGACGCACGCCGTACTGCGCACGCCGCGCCACGAGTACACCCGGCTCCTCATCGCCGAGCACGAGAGCTACGGCCTCGACACGTTCCTCACCGCGCAGGAGGCGTCATGA
- a CDS encoding ABC transporter substrate-binding protein: MLARLTLRRRPDVRSARKAGGLRAAALGTAAVALLVPALSACGGSGSASAGAATLKWASSYFPGHWDPVVSGSGAQFRELALVYASLTRTDETGKAVPDLAESWEYNEKGDRITFHLRPGLKFSDGEPVDAAAVKAAVERAQKQKNSALFGDLTSIGSVRADGLDATLELTQVDYQIPQLLGERVLQIASPKAAADPAKLDQNPVGAGPFVIDQLIPGTKAVLRKNPDYWDAKNIHIDNVELVSAPDASTVVPGLQTGVYNFADIEPSQADAAAKAGLDVFSQPGFNASNISLNVNKAPFDDDRVVDAFRYAVNREEFVDKLTFGRGEATDQPFPKGYVAYDAESENAYPYDPAKAKKLLATAGHRPGELKLDLVIPAEDPQAEIVQSQLAAVGVKVTIKIDKNWATPFFAKDLAFSLYSTTGRDSAVQTLTAHFGPDGPLNLSSPYEPEGFEKAVAKVRQTPLDAPDYARVLQEATRAGLASKALIFTFSSPNLFAKSKSVSGLPKNPAHIDWTGVTVSSGS, encoded by the coding sequence ATGCTCGCACGACTCACGCTCCGACGCCGACCGGACGTCCGGTCGGCCCGCAAGGCGGGCGGCCTGAGGGCCGCGGCCCTCGGAACCGCCGCCGTCGCCCTGCTCGTCCCGGCCCTGAGCGCCTGCGGCGGCAGCGGCTCCGCATCGGCCGGCGCCGCGACGCTCAAGTGGGCCTCCTCCTACTTTCCCGGCCACTGGGACCCCGTGGTGTCGGGAAGCGGCGCCCAGTTCCGCGAACTGGCCCTGGTGTACGCCTCGTTGACCCGTACCGACGAGACGGGCAAGGCGGTCCCCGACCTCGCCGAGAGCTGGGAGTACAACGAGAAGGGCGACCGCATCACCTTCCACCTGCGGCCCGGCCTGAAGTTCAGCGACGGCGAGCCGGTCGACGCCGCGGCCGTGAAGGCAGCCGTCGAACGGGCGCAGAAGCAGAAGAACTCCGCACTCTTCGGCGACCTGACGTCGATCGGTTCGGTGCGGGCCGACGGACTGGACGCGACGCTGGAACTCACCCAAGTCGACTACCAGATACCGCAGTTGCTCGGCGAGCGCGTGCTGCAGATCGCCAGCCCGAAGGCCGCGGCGGACCCCGCGAAGCTGGATCAGAACCCCGTCGGTGCCGGACCGTTCGTCATCGACCAGCTGATCCCGGGCACCAAGGCGGTCCTGCGGAAGAACCCCGACTACTGGGACGCGAAGAACATCCACATCGACAACGTCGAGCTGGTGTCCGCCCCCGACGCCTCCACCGTCGTCCCGGGCCTGCAGACCGGCGTCTACAACTTCGCGGACATAGAGCCGAGTCAGGCCGACGCCGCCGCGAAGGCGGGGCTGGACGTCTTCTCCCAGCCCGGATTCAACGCCTCCAACATCAGCCTGAACGTCAACAAGGCCCCCTTCGACGACGACAGGGTCGTCGACGCCTTCCGCTACGCGGTCAACCGCGAGGAGTTCGTCGACAAGCTGACCTTCGGTCGCGGGGAGGCGACCGACCAGCCGTTCCCCAAGGGCTATGTGGCGTACGACGCCGAGTCGGAGAACGCCTACCCCTACGATCCCGCGAAGGCGAAGAAGCTCCTGGCCACGGCGGGCCACCGGCCGGGAGAGCTCAAGCTCGACCTGGTCATCCCCGCCGAGGACCCCCAGGCGGAGATCGTCCAGTCGCAACTGGCCGCCGTGGGCGTCAAGGTCACCATCAAGATCGACAAGAACTGGGCCACCCCGTTCTTCGCCAAGGACCTCGCCTTCTCGCTCTACTCGACCACGGGACGCGACTCCGCGGTGCAGACCCTCACCGCCCACTTCGGCCCCGACGGCCCGCTCAACCTCAGCAGCCCTTACGAGCCGGAGGGCTTCGAGAAGGCCGTCGCCAAGGTCCGTCAGACGCCCCTGGACGCGCCCGACTACGCACGGGTCCTCCAGGAGGCGACGCGCGCGGGCCTCGCGAGCAAGGCGCTGATCTTCACCTTCTCCTCCCCCAACCTCTTCGCGAAGAGCAAGTCCGTCTCCGGTCTGCCGAAGAACCCCGCGCACATCGACTGGACCGGCGTGACCGTCTCCAGCGGTTCCTGA
- a CDS encoding ABC transporter permease, producing the protein MVRRVLSLTSGRIAVAVLVLIALLTVCGPWLAPQDPLAVSGNTLAPASGAHWLGTDYLGRDVFSRLLDGSRVSVLGSLEVALTALVVGAVPGILSVYSGRVFEWLTLRLADTLVALPFLLFAIAVIALLGNGMTQAMLVTGALVSPLFYRVARAATLAVARSPYVEAAIVSGASIGWIVRRHVWVKVLPPIAVALAQTIGVGFVIVSSLTFLGIGVQPPAPTWGGLLASDLSYLSHQPWAPAAPALLIMITVWACNLLADAIRDVSGEAGRALVAGRGAKSGRAGSSAPVPVGGSR; encoded by the coding sequence ATGGTGCGCCGCGTCCTCTCACTCACGTCCGGCCGCATCGCCGTGGCCGTTCTCGTCCTGATCGCCCTCCTCACGGTGTGCGGCCCGTGGCTCGCTCCCCAGGACCCCCTCGCCGTCAGCGGCAACACGCTCGCTCCGGCCTCGGGCGCCCACTGGCTCGGGACGGACTATCTGGGCCGTGACGTCTTCAGCCGCCTCCTGGACGGCTCGCGCGTCAGCGTCCTCGGTTCGCTGGAGGTCGCGCTGACGGCCCTGGTCGTCGGGGCGGTCCCCGGCATCCTGTCGGTCTACTCGGGCCGGGTCTTCGAGTGGCTGACCCTCCGCCTGGCCGACACCCTGGTCGCCCTGCCCTTCCTGCTGTTCGCCATCGCGGTGATCGCCCTGCTGGGCAACGGCATGACGCAGGCCATGCTCGTCACCGGCGCACTGGTCTCGCCCCTCTTCTACCGGGTGGCCCGGGCGGCCACCCTGGCCGTGGCCCGCTCGCCGTACGTGGAGGCGGCGATCGTCTCCGGTGCCTCCATCGGCTGGATCGTGCGCCGCCACGTCTGGGTCAAGGTTCTGCCGCCGATCGCCGTGGCCCTCGCCCAGACCATCGGCGTCGGCTTCGTCATCGTCTCCAGCCTGACCTTCCTCGGCATCGGGGTGCAGCCGCCCGCTCCCACCTGGGGCGGTCTGCTCGCCTCCGACCTGAGTTACCTCAGCCACCAGCCGTGGGCCCCGGCGGCACCCGCCCTGCTGATCATGATCACGGTCTGGGCCTGCAATCTGCTCGCCGACGCCATCCGCGACGTGTCCGGTGAGGCGGGCCGCGCGCTGGTCGCCGGCCGCGGCGCCAAGTCCGGCCGTGCCGGCTCGTCCGCCCCCGTCCCCGTGGGAGGTTCCCGATGA